DNA sequence from the Desulfuromonas thiophila genome:
TTTCGAAGCGCGCTTGATCGTAGGGGTCGCAGACTTCGAGGAAATCGACACCGCAGGCCCGCACCAGCGGTTCGATGGCAATGGCGCGACTGGCCTCGCCGGTGGCGCGGCGTCCCAGGTGCGGTACCGGCTGGCCGCCGGTCATGGCGGTGGTGGCGTTGTCGAGAATGACGATAACAATGCGGGCCTGCTGCAGAACGGCGTTGATCAGCGCCGGAATGCCCGAATGGAAGAAGGTCGAGTCGCCGATGGTGACCACCACCGTCGGCCAGTCGCCATCGTCCTGGCGGTGGGCCTGATAGAACCCGGCGCCCTGGCTGATGCAGGCACCCATGCAGTGTACCGTGTGTACCGCTCCCAGGTTCAGGCCCAGGGTGTAACAGCCGATATCCGACGGAAAGATGCCCTTGGGAAAGCATTTCTTGATGCTGTAGAAGGCGCTGCGGTGGGGGCAGCCGGGGCAGAGGGACGGGCGCTGGCCACGGCCGCCGCTGCTGACCGGGGCGCTGCGGGGCAGGTCGAGGAAGTCGGTCACCACCTGCAGCAGCACGTCGGGGGTCAGCTCGCCCTCGCGCGGCACGGTGCCACTCTGTTTGCCGACTGCGCCGGGGTGGGCCACCTGCAGTTCGATGACCGGATAGGTTTCCTCCAGCACCAGCAGGCGGTCGTAGTCGCGGCGCAGGGTGGCGCACCAGTCGGGATTGAGCGGGTAGGGCATGCGCACCTGGTACAGATCCATAACGCCGCTCAGGCCGAGGTCGGCCAGCAGATCCACCAGATGGGCATAGACGATGCCGCTGGCCACCAGTGCCGTGCGGCTGTAGCGACGGTCACGGCCGTTGCCCGGCTGCAACAGCGGCTGAAAGGCCGCCTCGCGGGCGATTTCGGCCAGATCGGCGTTCAGCTGCTGGTGCAGGGCCGGCAGAAAGGCCGGGGTGGCGCACCAGCGTGCCGTGTCGGGCACAAAGCGGGCGTTGCGCGGCTGGGGTTCGACCGGGGCCAGGGCCAGGCTCTGGCGCGAATGGCAGATGCGGGTGGTGGGGCGCAGCACAAGGGCGCGGCCATAACGCTCCGACAGGGCATAGGCCGGCGCCACCCAGGCGCGCGCTTCGGCCGGACTGGCCGGATCGAGTACCGGCACCCGCGCCTGCAGGCAGAACAGGCGGCTGTCCTGCTCGTTTTGCGAGCTGTGCGGGCCGGGGTCGTCGGCCACCACCACCAGCAGGCCGCCAACCACGCCCAGGTAGGCCGTGCGCATGAAGGGATCGGCGGCGACATTGAGGCCAACCTGCTTCATCACCGCGACACTGCGCTTGCCGCTGTAGCTGGCGGCGAGGGCGACCTCGAAAGCAATCTTTTCGTTGACCGACCATTCGATGTGCAGCGGTGCGCCAGCGCGCTGGCGCTGGTCGATCAGGGCTTGCAGCACCTCGGTGGAGGGCGTGCCGGGGTAAGCGGCGGCGACCTGACAACCGGCTTCGAGCAGGCCCTGGGCAATGGCCTCGTTGCCCATCAGCAGCTGAGCGGGCGAGGCGGTCGGGGAGCTAGGGGTGGCCATGGGATTCCTGTGACAAGGGGTTGATAACGTCTGTGGTCAATGGCGGCCGAGCAGGCCCTGGGGGCGCAGCGCCAGCACCAGCAGCAGCACAACGAAGGCCACCACGTCCTTGTAGGCGCTGGACAGGTAACCGGCGGAAAAGGCTTCAAGCAAGCCCAGACCGACACCGCCGACAATGGCACCGGGAAAGGAGCCGAAGCCGCCGAGAATGGCCGCCGCAAAGCCCTTCAGGCCCAGCAGCACGCCGACATCGTAACTCAGGGTGGTGATGGGGGTGACCAGCACGCC
Encoded proteins:
- a CDS encoding thiamine pyrophosphate-dependent enzyme, giving the protein MATPSSPTASPAQLLMGNEAIAQGLLEAGCQVAAAYPGTPSTEVLQALIDQRQRAGAPLHIEWSVNEKIAFEVALAASYSGKRSVAVMKQVGLNVAADPFMRTAYLGVVGGLLVVVADDPGPHSSQNEQDSRLFCLQARVPVLDPASPAEARAWVAPAYALSERYGRALVLRPTTRICHSRQSLALAPVEPQPRNARFVPDTARWCATPAFLPALHQQLNADLAEIAREAAFQPLLQPGNGRDRRYSRTALVASGIVYAHLVDLLADLGLSGVMDLYQVRMPYPLNPDWCATLRRDYDRLLVLEETYPVIELQVAHPGAVGKQSGTVPREGELTPDVLLQVVTDFLDLPRSAPVSSGGRGQRPSLCPGCPHRSAFYSIKKCFPKGIFPSDIGCYTLGLNLGAVHTVHCMGACISQGAGFYQAHRQDDGDWPTVVVTIGDSTFFHSGIPALINAVLQQARIVIVILDNATTAMTGGQPVPHLGRRATGEASRAIAIEPLVRACGVDFLEVCDPYDQARFETLLRAADAHSRSDNGGVAVLIARHGCVMDPAVRQAQQAPPVRIDASCIGCRKCVDAFECPALSMDASGKQALVDHDRCIGCNACIAVCPVNAIQAANAGEQP